In Anabaena sphaerica FACHB-251, a single window of DNA contains:
- a CDS encoding glycosyltransferase family 39 protein — protein MKTNFPKNNFKQLLSIEKLALITIAVAVILRIINLGTREFWYDEVLSLLLSTSQNGVYKSPGDAPVVLAKYTSLLSLPTEASLRDFFQTIIVLIKSLLGGEPHPPIFFLSQHFWLRLFGNSEAAMRSLNTLFSIAAMGGAYGLGKFILGHRGGLFFAALLAISPFYLFHSLNVRMYAPLVLWVIISTWALLYLIEQQNSDIAQSHRSQLLWNGLLIISIAAGLMTFYLYAYWLIILGVLVLYLDRRNWLKYGLRLGAGVLLTIPWVLWGTLKQLRNADLNRFGNNRSNLPPFLRHLQDFANTLGTDVLIGDWATSLDPIVVTVAGSLVILIFVGFSIHLWQQNEQKNLGTVLILGILPILLGLIVDIATKKFTLGFGFGRTMIIIVPGCLLLIALWVEKAVNKQWRTLIAGGILLIYLTISISDLSLRHRSVFRSVAELIAKDVNQPTLIAMNSKAWGHVNRVAYYIPAEYPVMLLSHHPADLATHLEKVLKEEANKYSRIIWLNSGNPLWSRLKTEAEIKREEEKIQQVLSSQFQLKETRNLLGTMPLDQFTANLYIRS, from the coding sequence ATGAAAACGAACTTCCCAAAAAATAACTTCAAACAACTGCTGTCTATAGAAAAATTAGCATTAATAACTATAGCCGTAGCAGTCATCCTCAGAATTATCAATTTAGGAACTAGAGAATTTTGGTATGACGAAGTTTTATCATTACTACTTTCTACGAGTCAAAACGGTGTCTACAAAAGTCCTGGAGATGCACCAGTAGTATTAGCAAAATATACATCCCTATTAAGCTTACCCACCGAAGCAAGTTTACGGGATTTTTTTCAAACTATCATAGTTTTAATCAAAAGTCTCTTAGGAGGGGAACCTCATCCACCAATATTCTTTTTAAGTCAGCATTTTTGGTTGCGTCTTTTTGGCAATAGCGAAGCTGCAATGCGAAGTTTAAACACATTATTTAGTATAGCCGCGATGGGTGGGGCTTATGGTTTAGGAAAGTTTATCTTAGGACATCGGGGCGGACTTTTTTTTGCAGCACTTTTGGCTATTAGTCCATTTTATTTATTTCATTCTCTCAATGTCAGGATGTATGCGCCTCTGGTATTATGGGTAATTATCAGTACATGGGCGTTACTATATCTTATTGAACAACAAAATTCTGACATTGCCCAAAGTCATCGCAGTCAGTTGTTATGGAATGGACTTTTAATTATTTCCATTGCTGCCGGGTTGATGACTTTTTATTTATATGCCTATTGGCTAATAATTTTAGGAGTATTGGTACTGTATTTAGATAGACGAAATTGGTTGAAATATGGCTTACGCTTAGGTGCTGGCGTTTTATTAACCATACCTTGGGTGTTGTGGGGAACTCTTAAACAACTTAGGAATGCTGACTTAAACCGCTTTGGTAATAACCGTTCTAACTTACCTCCCTTTTTAAGACATTTACAGGATTTTGCTAACACTTTGGGTACTGACGTATTGATAGGAGACTGGGCAACTAGTTTAGATCCCATCGTCGTTACAGTAGCTGGTAGTTTAGTAATATTGATATTTGTTGGGTTTAGTATTCATCTGTGGCAACAAAATGAACAGAAAAACTTAGGTACGGTTTTAATATTAGGTATTTTGCCGATCTTACTAGGATTGATAGTAGATATTGCCACCAAAAAATTTACCTTGGGTTTTGGCTTTGGCAGAACAATGATCATTATTGTGCCTGGGTGTTTATTATTAATAGCTTTGTGGGTAGAAAAGGCAGTTAATAAACAATGGCGTACTCTCATAGCTGGTGGTATATTGCTAATATATCTAACTATTAGTATTAGTGATTTGAGTCTGCGACATCGTTCTGTTTTTCGCTCAGTTGCCGAATTAATTGCCAAAGATGTAAATCAGCCAACTTTAATTGCTATGAACTCGAAAGCTTGGGGTCACGTAAATCGTGTGGCTTATTATATTCCTGCGGAGTATCCTGTTATGCTTCTATCTCACCACCCCGCAGATTTAGCAACTCATTTAGAAAAAGTTCTCAAAGAAGAAGCAAATAAATATTCTCGGATTATTTGGTTAAATAGTGGTAATCCTCTATGGTCACGTTTGAAAACAGAAGCGGAAATAAAAAGGGAAGAAGAGAAAATTCAACAAGTTTTGTCATCCCAGTTTCAATTAAAAGAAACTCGCAATCTGTTAGGGACAATGCCCCTTGATCAATTTACTGCTAATCTTTACATTCGTTCTTAA